ATTAGCGGTGGCAGCTCCAGAATCGGGGTGTCGGTGTACGTCGACACCGCTCGCAGGACCGTGTGGCTCGTCAGTTCCTCGCCCGTAAGCCGGTACGTGAGCCGGGACTGTTCGGGCCTGGAACCCTCGAATCCGCCGTCTGTGGGGGCTTTGTCGGGCATTGTTAGAAGGGGAGCTCCCTGCGGAAGTCAGCACTCTGGTAGTCCAGGTGGTCGAGTCGCGGCCCCAGCAGCTCCCGGACGAGGACGACGAGTGGGTTGTCTTTTCCCTCGCCGAGTATCCCGAATTCAGTCGGGGTATCGGGATCGTCAGATTCGTCCCGGAGAGAGAGGAGGACCTCGTTGCGGTCGGAGATGATGAGTCTGGCGATCCGAGGGTTTCTGGAGGGCGCGTTCATCCAGTCGAGTTGCGGGTCCCAGATGGTGACGTCCTGAAACCGCTTGCGGACGGTATCGCGCAACTCGGCGTGTCTCGTGCCACACGTTACGTCGACGTCCCGTTCGGTCGCAGCCTGGACACTGTCGAAACATTTTCTGAACACCTCGGTATCGTCTATCATGATAAACAGTTCTTCATCCGCCTTCATCACCAGCTCCCGGGCGGACTGAACGACGTCCTGTCGGCCCTGAACCACGCCGACGATATCCGTCTCACCGCCGGCCTGGAACCGCGACAGCAGCTCCCCGAAAAACTCCATATCGAGCCACTCCGGATTGACCGCACCGAAGTGGTCGAGCGTGGCGATGTTCTCCTCGACATCGTACTCCACCAGTCCGGCACTGTCCAGTTTCGGGAGGTCTCGATGATGAAGAGAGACGCGAATCTGCTCTCTCGTCTGCGCCCGCTCGAACGCATCCAGATGGTTCGTAGCTATCTGTCCTGCCAGTTCGGACACGTGGACGGCACGGGCTTCTTCGTTGAGTAGCTTGAGTATCACTCTGTTTCTGGGGTAACTCAACACCCGTAACATCTGGTCCTCGTCTATCATAGTGTCATGTTTACTTTCATACGTAATTAAAGTTCTCAGTTTCTGAATTTATTCCGAGGGGTGTGATGCAATCACAGATCGGCTCAAAAGCCCATCTGTCCGGATATCTCCTCGACCACTGAGTCGG
The genomic region above belongs to Halomicroarcula saliterrae and contains:
- a CDS encoding HalOD1 output domain-containing protein, which gives rise to MPDKAPTDGGFEGSRPEQSRLTYRLTGEELTSHTVLRAVSTYTDTPILELPPLINVVDVEFIDDTFSGDSSGHGTFSFEYHSCLVSLSVDSVQVTDVSSAPG
- a CDS encoding DUF7344 domain-containing protein; this translates as MIDEDQMLRVLSYPRNRVILKLLNEEARAVHVSELAGQIATNHLDAFERAQTREQIRVSLHHRDLPKLDSAGLVEYDVEENIATLDHFGAVNPEWLDMEFFGELLSRFQAGGETDIVGVVQGRQDVVQSARELVMKADEELFIMIDDTEVFRKCFDSVQAATERDVDVTCGTRHAELRDTVRKRFQDVTIWDPQLDWMNAPSRNPRIARLIISDRNEVLLSLRDESDDPDTPTEFGILGEGKDNPLVVLVRELLGPRLDHLDYQSADFRRELPF